Proteins found in one Bacillus subtilis subsp. subtilis str. 168 genomic segment:
- the yhcZ gene encoding two-component response regulator [YhcY] (Evidence 1a: Function from experimental evidences in the studied strain; PubMedId: 11717295, 16816187, 16267314, 20639339, 21335452; Product type r: regulator), which translates to MKIVIADDHHVVRKGLRFFFATQDDIEVVGEAATGLEALRVIEETKPDLVLMDLSMPEMDGIQAIKKAIQQFPDTNIIVLTSYSDQEHVIPALQAGAKAYQLKDTEPEELVKTRQVHGGEYKLSTAIMPHVLTHMKNQHDPEKEKYYQLTRREKDVLTEIANGKSNKEIAAALFISEKTVKTHVSNLLAKLEVADRTQAALFAVKYNLNGEISK; encoded by the coding sequence ATGAAAATTGTCATTGCTGATGATCATCATGTTGTCAGAAAGGGTCTGCGTTTTTTCTTTGCCACCCAGGATGATATTGAAGTCGTCGGAGAAGCTGCAACTGGATTAGAAGCCCTCCGTGTCATCGAAGAGACAAAGCCGGATCTTGTGCTAATGGATTTGTCTATGCCCGAGATGGACGGCATTCAAGCCATTAAAAAAGCAATACAGCAATTTCCGGATACGAATATCATTGTGCTGACGAGCTACTCTGATCAGGAGCACGTCATCCCCGCGCTTCAGGCAGGCGCGAAGGCGTATCAATTAAAGGATACGGAGCCCGAGGAATTGGTGAAAACACGACAAGTGCATGGTGGCGAATACAAGCTTTCTACAGCTATTATGCCCCATGTGCTGACACATATGAAAAATCAGCACGACCCGGAAAAAGAAAAATACTATCAATTAACTAGAAGGGAAAAAGACGTTCTGACTGAAATAGCGAACGGGAAAAGCAATAAAGAAATCGCAGCAGCCTTGTTTATTTCAGAAAAAACAGTAAAAACCCATGTATCGAATCTTTTAGCAAAACTTGAAGTGGCCGATCGCACGCAAGCAGCGCTTTTCGCAGTGAAATATAACCTGAATGGAGAGATCTCAAAATGA
- the yhdB gene encoding hypothetical protein (Evidence 4: Unknown function but conserved in other organisms), with protein MDYADYDKALYYTHRSQWDNLLILMVRTEDDLLSKRIEHFLHAYHFEQDYAVLEKMLYSLLRYIDHATELTYEDQIALLT; from the coding sequence ATGGATTATGCCGATTACGATAAAGCGCTTTATTACACCCATCGTTCTCAATGGGATAATTTATTAATTTTAATGGTGCGTACAGAGGACGATTTGTTATCAAAACGAATTGAGCATTTTCTGCATGCGTATCATTTTGAACAGGATTACGCCGTTTTAGAAAAGATGCTGTATTCCCTTCTCCGATATATTGATCATGCCACAGAGCTGACTTATGAAGATCAAATAGCCCTTCTCACATAA
- the azr gene encoding oxidoreductase, NAD(P)H-FMN and ferric iron reductase (azoreductase) (Evidence 2a: Function from experimental evidences in other organisms; PubMedId: 15184374, 16816187, 20639339; Product type e: enzyme) — protein MNMLVINGTPRKHGRTRIAASYIAALYHTDLIDLSEFVLPVFNGEAEQSELLKVQELKQRVTKADAIVLLSPEYHSGMSGALKNALDFLSSEQFKYKPVALLAVAGGGKGGINALNNMRTVMRGVYANVIPKQLVLDPVHIDVENATVAENIKESIKELVEELSMFAKAGNPGV, from the coding sequence ATGAACATGTTAGTCATAAATGGCACGCCAAGAAAACATGGCAGAACAAGAATTGCAGCATCCTATATTGCAGCTCTGTATCACACGGATTTGATTGATCTAAGCGAGTTTGTATTGCCCGTTTTTAACGGTGAAGCGGAACAATCTGAACTGTTGAAAGTACAGGAGCTTAAGCAACGCGTTACGAAAGCGGATGCGATTGTATTATTATCGCCTGAATATCACAGCGGCATGAGCGGCGCTTTAAAAAATGCCTTGGATTTTCTAAGCAGCGAACAATTCAAATATAAGCCCGTTGCATTATTGGCAGTAGCGGGAGGCGGAAAAGGCGGCATCAATGCGCTGAACAATATGAGAACTGTGATGCGGGGTGTCTACGCCAATGTCATTCCGAAGCAGCTGGTGCTTGATCCGGTGCATATTGATGTTGAAAATGCTACAGTGGCTGAAAACATTAAGGAAAGCATAAAAGAGCTTGTCGAAGAACTCAGCATGTTCGCAAAAGCAGGAAATCCCGGCGTCTAA